One candidate division WOR-3 bacterium genomic window, GGGTTCAGATCAAGAAGAAATTTACCCTGAAGATTTTGAGAAGTTCCCTGTATTGATAGTTGATGATAACGTTCAAAATGAAATAGCAAATTTAGTTTTGCAAAGTTTTGAATTTATAGAAACCTCGAGCGAACTTTACTCCCAAGCCGAAAACTTCCTCTTAGAAGAACTCGGACTTAAAGACTTTAAGCCGAAATATGAAAAAACATATACTGCTAAACTTTCCGATACATTCTCTGCTAATAGAATAGATGCGGAATATTTCCAGCCTGCATATGAGGAAGTAGAAAAGTACCTTATAAAGAATTTTTCTGCAAAACCGATTAAAAAACTAAGTTTCATTGAGGTTACTACTGGTCAATATTCAGAAAAATATGTAGATGAGTCAGAAGGAATGCCTTATATTAGAGGCACTGACTTGAAAAATGGAACTATCAACACGGACGATTTAGTTTATATTTCTCCTGAAGACCAAATTGAAAGTAAAAAAGCAAAAGAAGGGGATGTAGTAGTAACGAGGGTAGGAACAATTGGTTTATCAGCAAGGGTTCCAAAAGAATGTGAAGGAGGAACAATTAGTGATAATCTAATAAGGCTCAGGTTTGATCAGCAAAAATTGAATTCATATTATCTTACACTATTTCTTGGTAGCCCTTTAGGTGTAAATTTGATGATAAAAAATAGTAGAGGGAGTGTCCAGCAAAGATTAAATCAAGAAACCCTTAAAGAAGTTATTGTCCCACTTCTTCCCCTCTCAACCCAGCAAAAAATCGCCTCATTAGTCCAGCAATCACACGAAGCAAGAAAGAAGGCGAAGGAATTATTGGAAGTAGCAAAAAAAGCAGTAGAGATTGCCATTGAGAAGAGTGAAAAAGAAGCATTAGGCTATATTCAAAAGGCGTTTTCGGGGGAATTTAATCATTGATAAGATTACACCAAAAATGGCTTGTAGAAAGCGGAGAAAAATTTAATAAGGTGCTTAAGAGACTATTTTAAATCTAACAAAACGAAACTTACTTACTATTAAATTTATCTTCTGAGGAACTTTTCGAAATATTGACAAGTTTTTCAACTCGAGTGGTCTCAATTTTTCCCTGACTTTATCCTGTGGGTCAAAGAGGTTAATAATAATACTGACCAAACCATAGTTTTCATTGAACCACATGGGTTAGTACATGCAGATATAAATAGGGATCAAAAAATAAAATTTGCTTCATCCGGAATCAAAGAAATTGAACAAAAACTAAGTGGAATAGGGCAAAAGAATATCAAGTTAGAGTGCTTTCTACTTTCTGCGACAAAGTACGAAGATTTGAGAGTTGGGAAAAAGAATTTTTATAGTAAAGAAGAAATTGAAAATATGAATGTTTTATTCATAGACGACCCAAACTGGCCCGAAAAACTTTTTAAGAAAATTGGGGTTTTATAATCTCAGAGTTTACAAGCAGAAGAGTAACTGAGGTTTAATAATTGCTTAAAGAGTATTGAGAATTTGGATGCTTTTTCATTTACTCTTTTGGCATCCTCACACATCGACAGAAAGTTGAAGGTCGCCGTTTTACTATTTTGTTATTTTTGATGAAACAATCCCATTTCGAGTAGATTAATTTTGAGGAACGCCGATAGATTGAAAGGCTACATAGAAAGCTGTATGATTGGATAAGAACCAATTGGTTAAGTGAAATTTGGTATGACGAACGGGAGATATATAGCGTGAATAATCAATGGTTTAAATTATGTTTTTAAACCCTTGGATGCCTTTGTGGTATAATTTTTCTCTTAATTTGGTTATATATCTTATTTATTTTCGCAAAGCAATTAAATTGGCACAGGAAAGGCCATGAAAACCATAGAGCACATAAAAAAAATTTTGGAAGATAAAAAAGCTATCCTGAAGGAGAGGTTTAAAGTAACTGAAATTGGGATTTTTGGCTCTTATGTAAGGGGAGAAGTGACCTCAACCAGTGATTTGGATATTTTAGTTGATTTTGAGAAAGAAGGTAAGACTTTTGATAATTATATGGAACTTAAATATTTTCTTGAGGATTTGTTGGGAATAAAAGTAGACCTTATTATGAAAGGAGCCTTAAAACAAGAACTCAAAGATACAATTTTGCAAGAGGTTGTTTATGTCTAAACGAGATGTAAATGTGATTTTAAAAAGCATACTAAGTGAAATAATGAAATTAGAGAAGTTTACTAATGGGATAGACTATGAGGCCTTTGTAAAAGATGATATGAGATACTATGCAGTAATACGTTGTTTAGAGATAATCGGTGAAGGAGTTAGACAATTACCAGAAGATTTTAAACAGCAATATTCAAATATCGAATGGCGTAAAATAGTGGATTAACGGAATATATTAATTCACGAATATTTCGGAATAGAACCCGAGATCATTTGGGACATTGTCAAAAATAAAATACCCAGCATTAAAGGCTTTTATTAAAATTCTATTAGGAGAAACCTAAAAGATGCAGAAATTTAGTCAGGAAACAGAACGTAGAGAAGTGCTAAATAAAGTTGGTTAATTTTGAGGAACGCCGAGTTCTTGACTGGGCTATTGTATGAGAGTATAATATAAATATGTTGAACTTACAGGATGTTAAAAAAGGTCTTTTTAGGGCAATCCAGAAAAAGAATTTTCAAGAGGCAATGGAATTTTATCACATTGCCGTGAATCAGCAGGCTGATGACCCCTCTCTCAGGCTTATAGGAGCAGACATTTATCTCAACATGGGAATGAAGCAACTTGCTGTTGGGGAACTCCGTCAAGCTTTTAATCTCTTTCTCGAGGCGGGGAAGAAATCTCAGGCCATTTCTGTAGCTGAGAAAATTAGAGCTCTTACACCCAATGACATGGAAATCCTTGAAATTCTCGGCCGCCTTTACAAGGAGTTGAATAACGATGAAAAGGCTGCTGTTTATTATGGAGAATTTATTAATCAACTCATTAAGGCCGGGAAAGTTAATGATGCAAAGAAATTTCTATTGCGGATGAAAAACGAAGGGCTCGAAAAGTACCTCTTAGGCAAATACCAGTTCTTGCTGTCCGATACGCAGGTTCAGAATATCTTAGCGGAGATTTCTAAGGAACCCAATTATCCAGCCTTCTTCGCCCTTATGAGAAAAGAAATAGCCAGATCAGAAAGATATCAACGGGAGTTCTCCATCATATTGATTGAGTTCGATAAAATTCTTGTTCAGGACAAAAAAGTCCAGATACTAGAAATCTTTAAGAAGATGTTAAGAGAGTCCGATATGTATTCTATTGGGTATCGGTGGATCTTTATCATTCTCCCTGAAACAAATAAATATGGACTCGAGGCGGTACTCAACAGACTTAAGGGAAAAATAGACGAGATGTTCGCTACAAAGCGTTTTTATATCTCCAATTACCCGGAAGACGGTAAGGATGTTAAGGAACTCATAATCAGCGCCCTCAAATACAGGGTCTTAACCTGATTTTCAATAGAGTAGCGAGTAAAGAATCAAGTTAATTCCGAATTTAAAAGCCTCTTCTCTTAAAGAATCTGGGTCGTTGTATCGGTCTGTCCAGCCATCAGAAATATTTGAGTTGTAAGTGTAAAGTAAAGAGAGTCTTCCTCCTATAAAAAGTCCCAAAGCTACGGGCCTTCCTTCATAGTGCTCATGAATTTTAGGAAGCCCTTTCGGAAATTTGTAATAAAGATTGTAAATGGGATGGTTGAGCGGGACTTCTTTGAGTTCGTATTCTGGAAACCATTTTTTAAACTCTTTTCGAAAGTATTCGTCCATTCCAAAATCGTCGTCAATATAAACGAAGCCTCCATTAAAAACATATTTCCGTAAATTTTCTATTTCGGATTGGCTTAAGGATATGTTGCCGTGACCGGTAATGAAAAGAAAAGGATATCTGAAAATCTTATCGTCTTCAAAGGTTAATACAACTTCTTCTGGTTTAACCTTTACTGACGGTACTCTTTTTGCAAGTTCATTACAAAGATTTGGTAAAATTTCGGGATCGTTGTACCAATCTCCACCGCCGTTGTATTTGATTCTTAATGGCTGAAAGATGAAACCTAAAAGAAGGATGGTAGAAAAGAACATTACCTATTTGCTTTTTCTTCAATAGTGGTTATAAGCTTTTCCAAGAGCTTCCTGTCTTCCAGAATTCTGTAAAGTTTATCATAATCTCTTGCAGTGAAAAAGGCTTTTACCAAGGGCTCGAGGAAAACCATTGCCTGACTTGCGAAGAAGGAAAGGGGCTTTATTGATTCAAGGGTAACTACCGCTATTACAGAAAGGTTTAAGCTTACAATTTTCTCAGAAAATTTGTCTATGAACTCATCAAGCTCTTTCTCTTCAAAATTGGATGGCGTCTTTGTGGTTAAGTCTTCATTCAACATAGACCTTTCCCTTGAATTTTATGGTTTTTAGCCCCGGATCAGATTCGAGTCCCGATGAGCGGATTATTTTGTTTTCTTTGTATAAGTAGGATTCTGTTGGGCTATAAATTAGATTTAACTTTTGGTTCCATATCAGGACATTGGAAATTAGGGAATCACCGCTGGTGCTTACTAATTTAACCTTTCCGCGCGCCTCCATAAAACCCGAGTTCTCGACGATGGTTCCGGTATCGCCCACCATGGTGGCAGTTACTTCGCCTTTATCAAAGAAGTTGACCTTGAAATTTATCAAGTTGATGGTATCTCCTGAGTAGGTGGCTTTTTCAGAAAAAACTTCAATTCGTTTAGCTTCAAATTCTTTTACCTGCAAATGGATGTTGTAGGTTTCTTGCTGTGGGGCTGAAGACGTATCTTCTTGAATTGTTTTATCCTTTTCTCTTGCACAGGACATAATTATGGAGGCTAAAAAAATAAGTGGAATAGCTTTTCTAAGCTTCATATTACTTTTGCTCTCATTAGGTCGTGTAAGTGGATTATTCCAATGGGCTTATTCTGGTCGTCAACTACAATTAGTGCGGTGATACCGTAATGTTCCATCCTGGACGCGGCAGCAGCTGCCAGTTCGTCCTTTTTAATGGTTTTAGGGTTCGTGGTCATAACTTCCTTTGCTTTGAGGTTAAATATATCCTGGGTTTTTTCAAGCAGTCTTCTAAGGTCTCCATCAGTTATAACGCCTATCACTCTTCCATCGTCATCCACTACACTTGTTATGCCCCTTTTCTGTGTCATTTCGAGGATCACTTCCTTCATTGGGGCTTCTTTATGTACGATTGGCACATGTTGGGGGCCAGTAAGCATCATGTCCTCAACCTTGAGCCAGTATTTTTTGCCAATAGTACCGCCTGGATGGAGTGTTGCAAGTTGTTCCAGTTTTAGCCCTTTTAATTCTGCTAATATAATTGCTATGGCGTCGCCAAGTGCCATCATTGCAGTGGTAGATGTTGTAGGGACAATATTGTAGGGGCATGCCTCCTTATCGACTTTTACGAGAATAACCACATCTGACTGCCTTGCTAAATCTGAATTCGGGTTGGAGGTCATTCCTATAACTGGAATATTAATCCTTTTCACAAAGGGAAGGATAATGCTAAATTCCTCAGACTGTCCACTTTTCGATATTGCTAAGAAAACGTCATCCTTTTGTATCATCCCCAATTCGCCATGGAGGGATTCAGAGGGGTGTAAGAAAACTGATGGAATTCCCACTCCGTTGAGAGTCGATGAGATTTTTCTCCCCACGATCCCTGATTTTCCAACTCCTGAAACCACAATTCTACCTTTACATTGGAGAAGGAGTATTATAGCTCGATAAAAACTCTCATCTAAGGAGTCTTTCAGGGATTTTAATCCCTCAAGTTCTATATCGATTATTTCCCTTGCTCTGTTTAGTATTTTTTCTTTCATAATCCAATTTTTGCAATGCTTTTATAAATTGGACCTGACGGCGTCAATGTGCTCTGGAATACCGTCAAGTGGGTAATTTCAAACTCCTTTGAACTGTATTTTATCCAATCTTTATCCAAGGATATTTGCGACTTTACTCTACCAAGGGTTACATGGGGCACGTAATCTTTTTCTCGTTCACCGATTTTTAAATTTTTTGAAATTTCTTCTAATGTTGCCCATATTTTTTGTAACCTGTCTACTTCGCCCTGAACTCCTAACCACAATACCCTCGGATTCCTGAAATTTGGGAAACAGCCAAAATTCGTTATCGAGATCCTAACTTTTTCGCCCCTGTTTAGTTTTTCCTGAAGTTTGGAAATAAGCTCTTCCAGTTGTTTCTCGTTAATTTCACCCAGGAATTTGCATGTGATGTGGAGATTTTCTTTCTCTACCCATTTTACTCCGATAATTTTGGGGCTTTTCTCGCTTACAATTTTGTAGATTTCGTCTTTGATTTTTTCCGGAAGTTCAAAAGCTGTAAATATCCTCATAATAATCGCTACGGAGGGGGTGGGATTTGAACCCACGATCCCCTGTTACGGGGATACACGATTTCGAATCGTGCGCCTTCAGCCGCTCGGCCACCCCTCCATTATTTTATAAATATGAAGCCATATTTGTGTTTATTCAATTAGTGCTATAGTTTAATTGCTTTTGAATACGCCTTTGTTCCTTTAACATTATTAAAAATGAAAAGAAAATTGGGCTTTGTCTTTTTACTCAATTTACTTATTGCTGTATCTGAAACCATTGGTGGAGTTTTCTCAAAAAGTTACTCTCTGCTTTCTGATGCACTTCATAATTTCCAGGACTCTCTTTCACAGTTGTTTTCCCTAATTGCATTGATTTTGAGTGAAAAAGGGAGAACCAGTAAGTATACTTTTGGTTTCGCAAGGTTCGAAATCCTTGCCGCTCTTATTAATGCAACCATTGTCTCTGTCTTATCTTTTTTGATGATCGTAAGTGGTTTTAAAAGGGTTTTTAACCCCGAAGTGATTAAACTTTCCATTCTATTGCCTGTAAGTATAATTGGGCTATTTGCCAACCTGCTCTCTTTATCCTTACTCCATAGCCACTCCAAAGAGAGTCTGAACATAAAGTCCACTTACCTTCATTTACTGGGTGATGCACTTTCCTCGATTGGTGTAATTGTGGGTGGCTTTTTGATGCTATTCTTTAAAATTTTCTGGGTAGATGGATTAATGGCGATTCTTATTGGATTATTAATTCTAAAAGAAGGTATTCAGGTTGTAATAGAGTCACTTAGGATAATGCTTCAAGCTGCACCCTTTCCCGTACATGAAGAAGAAATTTTTGAGTTACTCAAGGATGTTCCGGGGCTTCGGGGGATTCACCATGTACATATTTGGAGTTTAAAGGATGGAAAGATTCATTTAGAGGCCCATCTGGAAGTGGACGACATGTACGTTTCAGAAACAAAAGAAATTGTTGAAAAAGTAAACAAACTTTTACAGGAAAAGCTTAATATAACTCATTCTACTCTTCAGTTAGAAAGCCAGGCTTGCAAAGACAAATCCTGCTAACATCATAAATCCTTGATGCTTGACTTTTCGTAACATCCTTTATACAATATAACAATATGAGAATTGCTCATACTTCAGACCTTCACATTGATTCTGAACATCCCGAAAGATGGGATGCACTAAAACTGGTCCTGGAAAAGGCAAAGGGTGAGAAGGTAGATTATCTCGTGATTGCTGGCGATTTATTTGATGATGTTGCATCTGCTAATGAAAATATTGCTAAGTTGAGAAGTTACTTTTCCGGATCACCATTTAAGACGATCGTTATACCGGGGAACCATGACTTCTTAGCCTTCGAAACCGAAAGGGATTTAGGTGATAATGTTGTGGTGCTTTCTAAAAATGATCCCATCCATAGTGATCCTTCCAATAGGATTTCCTTTTTTACCGTTCCGTACTTAGTTGGAGCAACAAATGAATATTTTTACGAAAAGCTGGCGTATATCTCTAAAAACGTTGATCCTTCTTGGTTCAATATTTTTGTTTTCCACGGTGACCTTGATGAGGTACTAAAGAAGATTAAGCACAGAAAGGAAATTGCAGGTGCAGAAGAAGAAACCGCCTTTTCGCTCTCATTAAAGGTATTGCAGAAATTTCCATCGGTGCAATTGGTTCTTTCCGGACATTATCATACTTTCGGTGAACCTATTTCCATCGGCGATAGCAGTAGATTAATAGTTTATTCAGGAGCACCCGTTTCAATAACACGAAACGATTTGGGAACGAGATATCTGGTAATTTACGATGTAGACCCCGATACTAAAAAAGTGGTTTTAAACAAATATCCTTTAGAAACTTTCTACTTTGAAAAGCTTGAAATATATTTAACACCAACAAGTGGGGGGTCCATAGAAAATTATGTCTTATCCGAAATTGAAAGCTCTCTTAGTATGAGTCCAAGCAAAACTCTAATATTAGAACTGAAAGGGTACATTAGTAGCAAAGAGCAAGGAATGAGTGAGTTAAATTTAAAGGAAGCGGTAAAAAGATATTGCGAAGAGAAATGGACGAGGAGAGTGGTTTTTTCAGAAAATTGGTTTTTGGTTTTAGATGTTGGCTTTTTACTGGATAAGCCCTTTAGTCAGAGTATACTCGAGCAAATAGACGGGCTTAATGATAATGATATTAGTGAAGAAGATAAGAGAACCTTAAAACAGTGGTTTTTATCAGCCCTTAGTCAGGTTTATTCTCCAAAGGGTAAAATATGAGAATAACGAAGATCGATATAAAGAATTTTGGGCCACTAAGTTTAAAGAACCCCATTGAGCCGGGTGATTTTACCCTGGTTTGGGGATTGAACGAGAAGGGTAAGACTCTTGTAATAGAGGCTATTCTTTGCGGCCTTCCCCTTGATGTAAGTGAAAAGGGTTTTGACAAGAAGATCTTTCGGACTTCATGTAATGAAGGCGTTATCATAGAACTTGAAGAAAATGGAAAGATATATAGTAACGCTCTCAAGAGGCTTCTGAAGCTTAACCTAAATAAAAGTGAAATTTATAATCTCTTTTTTGTTGTAAATAGTTCCCTAAGTTATACAAAGGATGAAGAAGTTTTTCGTTCTGCGCTGGATAGGTTGAGCAGTACATACATAGATATTCTGCAAAGTGTAAAAAAGAAACTTTTGGAGATGAACAAGTTGACGGAGACCCTAAGTTTAAAGAATACGCAGGGGGATAATTATCTTGCAGATCGATATGAGAGGGCGAAACAAGCTTTGCCAAAAATCGAACACCTTCTTAAGGAGATAGAGAGTAAGAATTACGAAGAGCTCGAATATATTGCGGGAGAGGTGAAGCGCGAACTCGAGAAAGTGATGAAGATTGAAGAGGGTTTAAAGAGAAAAAAGTCAGAAAAATTAGCAGAAAGGACAGAAGAATTAATGAACTTATATTTCGATTACAAGGCCCGGAATGAGATGTATAGAAATTACACTGAAGAGGCGTTAGAAAACTACAGAAAATTGCATAAAGACCTGGAAGATGTCATTAAAGGGATTGAAACGATCAAAGAAAAGGATTTGAAATCCCTGGAAGAGAAAATTTCTTCGCTTACTCAAAACTTAGTTAATCTCAACAAAATCAAGAGTGAAATCCAGAGGATTGAGCTGACCGAAAAACTTTTGAGTGAAAAGATAGTTAAATATAAGTTAATGCTTCCCGATTATGAGAAAAATGTCAAAAATAAAAAGCTGATGCAAATTTTGTACATAATTTCAGGCCTGCTTTTCGTAGGTTTCTTAGGGGGAAGCACCATACTAAAAAATAACCTACTTTTTATTGTATCTTTTCTGTTTTTTGCCCTTACTTCTCTCTTTGTTTACTTATATTCTAAGGCCCTTGGTTTTGTGAAAGATTTTATCCTTTTAAAGAATGAAATTTTTGATAGAGCGAAGAGTGTGGGATTTAAGTCCTCAGAAATAGAAGGGCTTTCTGAGGAGATAGAAAGGGTAAAGAGTGAGTTGGTCGAAAAGGAAAAAGAGTTAGATGGATTAAACAAAGAAAAAGAGACCCTTGAGCAGGTTAAAAAGCAAAAAGAGGAAGAGCTTAAAAATCTGGAGAGGAGGCGAGGCGAAATTGAGGCTAAAATCGAAGTAGAGAATGAGAGATTTGAAATTAAAAGTCTGAACGAATTTGAGGAAAAGCTGAAAGAAAAGAAGAGTAATGAAAGTAAAATGAGGGAGTTTTTCAAAGAGTTA contains:
- the lptC gene encoding LPS export ABC transporter periplasmic protein LptC; the encoded protein is MKLRKAIPLIFLASIIMSCAREKDKTIQEDTSSAPQQETYNIHLQVKEFEAKRIEVFSEKATYSGDTINLINFKVNFFDKGEVTATMVGDTGTIVENSGFMEARGKVKLVSTSGDSLISNVLIWNQKLNLIYSPTESYLYKENKIIRSSGLESDPGLKTIKFKGKVYVE
- a CDS encoding DNA repair exonuclease; amino-acid sequence: MRIAHTSDLHIDSEHPERWDALKLVLEKAKGEKVDYLVIAGDLFDDVASANENIAKLRSYFSGSPFKTIVIPGNHDFLAFETERDLGDNVVVLSKNDPIHSDPSNRISFFTVPYLVGATNEYFYEKLAYISKNVDPSWFNIFVFHGDLDEVLKKIKHRKEIAGAEEETAFSLSLKVLQKFPSVQLVLSGHYHTFGEPISIGDSSRLIVYSGAPVSITRNDLGTRYLVIYDVDPDTKKVVLNKYPLETFYFEKLEIYLTPTSGGSIENYVLSEIESSLSMSPSKTLILELKGYISSKEQGMSELNLKEAVKRYCEEKWTRRVVFSENWFLVLDVGFLLDKPFSQSILEQIDGLNDNDISEEDKRTLKQWFLSALSQVYSPKGKI
- a CDS encoding KpsF/GutQ family sugar-phosphate isomerase; translation: MKEKILNRAREIIDIELEGLKSLKDSLDESFYRAIILLLQCKGRIVVSGVGKSGIVGRKISSTLNGVGIPSVFLHPSESLHGELGMIQKDDVFLAISKSGQSEEFSIILPFVKRINIPVIGMTSNPNSDLARQSDVVILVKVDKEACPYNIVPTTSTTAMMALGDAIAIILAELKGLKLEQLATLHPGGTIGKKYWLKVEDMMLTGPQHVPIVHKEAPMKEVILEMTQKRGITSVVDDDGRVIGVITDGDLRRLLEKTQDIFNLKAKEVMTTNPKTIKKDELAAAAASRMEHYGITALIVVDDQNKPIGIIHLHDLMRAKVI
- a CDS encoding nucleotidyltransferase family protein codes for the protein MKTIEHIKKILEDKKAILKERFKVTEIGIFGSYVRGEVTSTSDLDILVDFEKEGKTFDNYMELKYFLEDLLGIKVDLIMKGALKQELKDTILQEVVYV
- a CDS encoding restriction endonuclease subunit S, which gives rise to MAVFSIIKLSELERTKRLDAKFYDPYYFDLENKIKGKKWDYLGNLIIFNRRGIQPKYSDIPTKYRAVVSQNLLEDFLDIDNLPFVEEDFFNSKQAQVVKIKPFDVLIYTTGANIGRANIFYPKTIEAIASNHVNIIRADKSKINQLYLGTFLQSKIGRDWTNRWARGSDQEEIYPEDFEKFPVLIVDDNVQNEIANLVLQSFEFIETSSELYSQAENFLLEELGLKDFKPKYEKTYTAKLSDTFSANRIDAEYFQPAYEEVEKYLIKNFSAKPIKKLSFIEVTTGQYSEKYVDESEGMPYIRGTDLKNGTINTDDLVYISPEDQIESKKAKEGDVVVTRVGTIGLSARVPKECEGGTISDNLIRLRFDQQKLNSYYLTLFLGSPLGVNLMIKNSRGSVQQRLNQETLKEVIVPLLPLSTQQKIASLVQQSHEARKKAKELLEVAKKAVEIAIEKSEKEALGYIQKAFSGEFNH
- the thpR gene encoding RNA 2',3'-cyclic phosphodiesterase, translated to MRIFTAFELPEKIKDEIYKIVSEKSPKIIGVKWVEKENLHITCKFLGEINEKQLEELISKLQEKLNRGEKVRISITNFGCFPNFRNPRVLWLGVQGEVDRLQKIWATLEEISKNLKIGEREKDYVPHVTLGRVKSQISLDKDWIKYSSKEFEITHLTVFQSTLTPSGPIYKSIAKIGL
- a CDS encoding cation diffusion facilitator family transporter, which translates into the protein MKRKLGFVFLLNLLIAVSETIGGVFSKSYSLLSDALHNFQDSLSQLFSLIALILSEKGRTSKYTFGFARFEILAALINATIVSVLSFLMIVSGFKRVFNPEVIKLSILLPVSIIGLFANLLSLSLLHSHSKESLNIKSTYLHLLGDALSSIGVIVGGFLMLFFKIFWVDGLMAILIGLLILKEGIQVVIESLRIMLQAAPFPVHEEEIFELLKDVPGLRGIHHVHIWSLKDGKIHLEAHLEVDDMYVSETKEIVEKVNKLLQEKLNITHSTLQLESQACKDKSC
- a CDS encoding DUF4159 domain-containing protein; the encoded protein is MFFSTILLLGFIFQPLRIKYNGGGDWYNDPEILPNLCNELAKRVPSVKVKPEEVVLTFEDDKIFRYPFLFITGHGNISLSQSEIENLRKYVFNGGFVYIDDDFGMDEYFRKEFKKWFPEYELKEVPLNHPIYNLYYKFPKGLPKIHEHYEGRPVALGLFIGGRLSLLYTYNSNISDGWTDRYNDPDSLREEAFKFGINLILYSLLY